DNA sequence from the Alosa alosa isolate M-15738 ecotype Scorff River chromosome 2, AALO_Geno_1.1, whole genome shotgun sequence genome:
gtgaacgaaagtaggctatgactaggcataggctgagcaagtgttgtcaatgaacaggctgtgaaactgttggctaagtacagacagtcatgaacaactgatgctaattgtctgggaaacattctctagcagtcacgttgtcattgtttgtgtcaaacaagttgtggatttgttgtaacattaaaagatgacttactctgtgctgaaACCATGAACTGATGCTCGAAGCTTCAAGGTGAACGAAACAGGTTCGCGTTCAATAATTCACGTTCAACAATTCCAGGATACGCgttttttcattggttgttgcgttaaatcttacccagatacaatagtgctattttctgattggctattgtgtagcccctctcgttatttttgattggctgataagtgACAGGCTCAACTCCAGGGGAGACGCGCTTGATTCCTGCCGGGTGAGAGCGGCGCGCGGCGCGgccaaatatataaatagagaAATTTTGGGCGCTGAGGCAaaagcataggctactaaatatataaatagtttttctgcgtgagaaatacaaTTTGCATTCAGGAGACCGTGACAAAACGACTGAAATGATTCTGTGactgtcacgctcaatgcgtgaatACAGTATGAGAGGTTCctgtaataacaaaaatgtCAAACTACAGTTTTTGCCTGCATAACAAAATCgtcgcatttgcattcagtgttttctgttttttttgctACCATCGGCATTAACGTGATTTTccagtcagtcagaccaacggtgttcagcactctgtcaagttcgcagctccaccttaatggtaagcaagcatttatttatgtaacgttaatgattcattgtgaaattgtactacattaaattcggcatgtgtacagtctatgtacgcTTGTActtgtctaacttacaaactcatccatgcttgttggatcaactaagtaagtaacgcgaagctagctatcatagttgctgttgctgtgaaggtggcattaaGTTTTATGTTACGCTAACGCTTTGGCAGTCTCGCTTATATTAGggcctaccttagttctcagtaagttacagtttattatattcatataatttatataaaacattcgctagtagtgctaggGCCTAGTATGTTACcgtcacaatgttaggctgaagatgatgtgctgctggttaacgcTAACGcggaggtttagctgctaccagctaacttatgtaacgctaactcatcgtaatcagtacatatatctatgtgttgctgcaagcaaacatcatcaatgagctcacccagctggctaacgttagcagctaaatataccttgctaaactgagttatgctaacaccatcttcagcctggcattttgacagtaaactcaaaaaacatacagtatatatataaaatgattattctaaagtttcacttgtaagtagccttcagtttcagttgaaaattgttatctaacactgtttatctttttttttttctatttctgctagttgctgcttcactctgatactggtggtggatcagggCTGACTGCAaaccgttggtctaacgttaggatgcagcacacgagaatttctaaacggaaaaagtgaataaatgtaattttttttaaactgataacaagttgtcaatggttatttatgcaagtttgtgtagcctaaaccatacctaggcctagtgaaatttatcctggctgtagataaagcaggatatgaatttcccaaaattactgtatataatattacagcactggtattactactgtacctaagttacagtatgatccataagtactgtgattaaaaaacggtagacaattcaatactgtatacattacagcactggtagtactactaGCCTgcagtttgcatttacagtatcaggcataggtactgtgatttcatatacagtaggtgtaattgtagagtgaaatacagcaatttgctgccagcaagttgctgtaaattttacattaaactttttacagtgtgagttctaagcgtctttgtatgcttatatctgatttcactcgactgtgaatgcatgtatatatgttgtaagacatgtaaaataaatgaatgacactggcactacgcacaaattaatgtagcctaaacttacaccgcactttcctaataacttagtTCTCTCgtgtcactgacagtagctagaatgcataaaaaaaaacaccgggaaaaacagtgttcagtcctagcctggctagcgccaccacttctcaaagagacgtggtctgggaaccaaacgttcattttctcatatttgaaaaaaatgcccagatccgtttattgggtgccacggatgtctatcaaatgcatctgtgcatagctcatcatcgtcttgctttcccacctgttctgtgattggttccctatctcaggcgaaaatttgctccatggtctccaggctgccttagcagcgtgaatcaaatcgcgtgcaaggcagcatgggaacacccaggctcgttcagtccaccaagtcataagctatcggcgctgcgcagcaccagttgtgatatttattattaacttaactagtattgttaggcaatactataagtgcaactccagggcagctgaggtgtggcgatgacatcatctatacgcaagcaggatgtgcggtttcgctgtctaaacgaattcaaacgggctacggtttcagatttttccactctgggaccaggtttcaagaaagtgcggtttcgggcagtgcgtttacaggattcgtttggacgctcggccaagacgaagcaaaacctctgcgtttaacctaaaaagcgtctccgtgtggacaagCCCTTGGTAACAGTCTACTGTCAGAAGTATCAGTATCAGAAAGGAGTATAGGCCAGCAACTTTGATGATAGAGAGGGCCACAAAATTTTCTTGTCGTTGTCAGAGGGCCAGATGTGACCGCTCATGTCTACCACTGGGATATCAGGATTCAGAATATACAGGAGCCTATGTCTGCACGGTTTATTAAACCAGCATgcattaatttaatattttctataCTCAAATGCATTTTTATTATTGCTTCTATTTACCAAGGAACGTGAAATAAACTAAAAGATAACACATTTACAATAAACCTTTTTCCCCACTGCAATGGGTAATAAACTTTTGTAAAAAGGCTATTGTTAGTGTATCTTAACCATGGTTCCCACtctgtcaaatgtaaaattccattaCTTCCCCGACAAAaatcctgaatttccatgaccaaAAAATGGACATAAAAAAACAGGTAGGGGTAACTACAAGCAACCACTCATGCAAGTAGTAATGGGGGAAAGCTAATAACTCAGTAAATACCAATGCTGCgtgtaaataatgttttttggcaagtcaattcaaaaatgttttatataggAAGCGCCCCTATCGGTGGACCGTGTCATTACGATAAGGATCCTGTTCAGATGtggtaaaaaaacattttaatgacaTCTCAAAATTGATCCGCGGGCCGCactgagtgaggaggagggccgcatgcggcccgcgggccgccagttgcccatccctgcctcaGTAGGCTgtcagtaggctactgtgttAAACGAGACTTAACTTGCACAATCTTTTGTTGACAAGGGTCCTTATTATGATTCTCACCACATTTCAAATTTCTATTTACACATTTGGACTAAGTGAGTCAAAATGTTCACATTTTTTTATACTGAATCgaaaacaataggcctaggttagtaGGCTAactcagtggttttcaaagtgggggccgcgacccgtgccaggggggcctcagcaagttggaaggaaaaataaaagaaacaaataaataaatttgaaaaatgtaaaatataccttTTACTATGAGGGATGTTATACAATGGCATTAgaataatttgtcgcatatctgaacattatatgtttcatgataatgactgggaataatagtaaagtgatatagctctcatatagcagaaagccccaaatgcaatttttacacactgtgtgctccatcgcgaagtgcttgtggctaaaataattattaggattagcttaatgtatttttacatttgccgtataTTGTCGATctgtttaataacacatcaagggggtccttggccagaacctagtggtatttggggggccttgtcgtggaaaagtttgggaacccctgggctAACTAACACAATGACAAATTGGCGCCATCTCCTGCCCATTTTTGGAAATCGTATAGCCTATGCTATTTGACGACACTACAAAGCAAAAGAGCAGTCAGTCTCTTCAGCTATTTTATTTCAGTTATGTAGGCTATGTCAGTTTTATGATAATATAATACAGAAAATTAAAGGACAGAAAAAtgcttttcattttgttgctgGGCCAAATGACGTGCAGTTAAAGGCTACCTTACCATTACGTTAGgctactttattttattttgtttggaaTTTTTCATAATGTATATTGTGCGTAGATATGAGGAACTAAATGTCAAAAGAGGGAAAAACATTCATGTCATTGTTTTCACCCTATTATCTGGTTTGAACGCGGCTCTTGGCACCTGACACAAGAGATGTCTAATAAGACGGGCTCTGCTGACACGCAGTCAGTGAGTGGATGAGCGTGATAACGCGTAAACTCGATCCCGCCCTTGTCTGTTGAACAAGGAAGCTGTTGCCAATGGTGGCGAGGTAAACCAAATACGATTAATTACCATTTCACCTCTAAACGAATCGACATCAAATCCTTACAAACGTTTATAAACATTAATGCGAAATAGTCATTGCGATCCACGACTAGGACGATTAACAGGCTAGGCCTACCTGTTGCATCTTCGGGACTGCATCTTCAACGTTCAGCGCTTCTGTCACAGCTTCGGTGAGTGCAGATAAAAACTTTAACACATGAATTGGTTACTGCCTATCCTGTTTTGTTCGTAGGCTAAGGTTTCAGTGGCTGAATTGTCCCATCATTATTGTTACACCCTGAAACAGAATAACCAGGAGCGATATGGCTAAACTGAACTGTGACACGTACAGCTGCTGCAGTTTCACCTGTATCCTAGTCCTTGTCATAGTAGAGACGGGGGATGCCTACATCGACCCCAGTCGGAACACATCACTGGTGTCCGTGAAGGGACTGGCTGATTTACCAACCTCACGGGACATAGTAGTGAAAGAGGGAAGCAGCACACTCATTGAATGCAATGTTACTGGAAGTCACGACGATATTATGTGGTACAATTCAAAAGGGCATATATTGGATGAACAGGGAGGTAAGTAAGGCTATAGGTTAGCAGCCTACCCCTTTACATTattgctttatttatttttcaaatcgATTGATATGGATAGCTATATTtaacatgtgtttattttagatgGCAAATGGCTGATACTGGAGAAGGGAATCTTAAACATCACCACAGTGACCTTTGAGGACCGCGGCAGGTATACATGTATCGCCTCAAATTCGAATGGAACATCAAACTACACCATCAGATTGCGTGTGGcttacacacacagtggtcTGGGACTCTATTACATGATCGTCTGCCTTGTCACGTTCACGGTCACCATGATCCTGAACATCACACGCCTCTGCATGGTCAGCACACACCTGAAGAAGACAGAGAGTGCCATCAACGAGTTCTTCCGCacagagggggcagagaaactGCAGAAGGCCTTTGAGATTGCCAAACGCATACCCATCATCACCTCCGCCAAGACCCTGGAACTGGCTAAGGTCACGCAGTTCAAGACGATGGAGTTTGCCCGCCACATTGAAGAGCTGGCACGCAGTGTCCCACTACCTCCGCTCATTCTGAACTGCAAGGCCTTTGTGGATGACATTCTGGAGACTGTCCATATAGATCTGGCAACACCAAGTGCAGGGCCCAGGGCCCAGAGGGCCATAGAAGCTCCTCCCTGTGCTGGTGAATGTGGGGAGGTGATCTGCAGTGTCCCTCCAGCAGATGGACCAGACGTGGAGAACCACGAAGAAGATCAGGAGGAAACCCCAGTGGTGAACAGCGTCGACATTACGGTCTCGGTCCACCCCAGTAGCTCCAGCGAGGCTGTTGTGGTTGTCAGCGAGGAGAATGAGTCTGACGTCACAGTACCCATGCTACAGTCAAGCACTGCTGGGCAGGAGGACTCTGACCAGAAGACATAGGCCTTCTGTAGGCCTCAGTAAAGAGTGCTGACACAACTAAGATGAAAGGGACATGGCTGCAGGAGGTTATTCTCTGCAAAGAGAGTCGTTGATTGTTTATGTAtgggtttctttttttctggtgattgttgtgaatgtgagaaaaaaaaCGTTCAAGTGCTAGCTATTTGCAGTGATTATGTTGTGATCCCACTGTGCAGTGTTTTCTTTACAGGGGTGTCATGTACTGTAGACCTGAATGGAATAATGAATTAGTATTCCTTTACCCAGTTGTGGAGTACGTGCTCTCAGCCTTGGTAGTACACAAACAGGGGATGCCAACCTTTACTGCTGGAGTTAGTACCAGTCACTAAAATGAGAGCCTGCCACATGAGTCATCTGGTCTGTGCAAAAACTTGGTGGGAGACATATACGGCTTATCTTCTTTATATTAAATAGAATTTGAATTCTTAATATTCTTCTAAATAAATGGGAAACTTTATTGTTACCGTCATAATTTAAGTCTAGCATTGGCCGAATGACCTAGTGGCTGAAGCCAACCAGCCTGAACCTTATTCTCTAGTTCGCATTTGTGGATGTCTGTTGAAGACCACTGGCCAAACCTTTGCTTAGTTCTTACTGGAACAACTTATTTTTTCAtatgtaatatttttttatctgcCATCATACATCTACTTAGCCAAAGCATGACCAGCAATGCCAAAATATGGCAACTCGCAACTCCACTAAACATTTTGtaatgtaatacacacacattgcatgtgTTTATAGCTAAAATGTGAATTCTATTTGGAAGACATTAAAACCTAAGCATGGAGTGGTTTTGTATTGTTTCTCCTCTATTCTAGGGCCTCCGTaggacaaaataaaataatataccTGAGTCTGTTTTTCCTATTTTTTAGCCACTACAGATCAGTGGCATAGATTTATCTTTTTTAGCGTCAAATACAAAATGTGGGGGGTTGAATGGGACAACCAGCTCATTTATAATTTAGTATTCAGTACCATTTGTGTGTGATGCAATCTCACAGTGTAATCACTGCCTTGCAGAAAGCAGTCACCACTGTAAGAGTTTAAACCAACCATTGAAGGTGCTTCTTCTATGGTTTATTAACGAGGGAGGCTGAGACAAGACAGCTAGAGCAAACGTGCACGGTATAGTGCACATGTCACCATCACGTGGCTATGAATAAAGTAGATCTAAAATTCTTGAATTCGGTTCCACTCAAGTTCCAGTGACTCAGGTTTTCATGACAATCTGGTTTTACAGGTTGGGTTGCATTGCATCAACACTGCATACTTCAGTGTTGATGCAGTACTTTC
Encoded proteins:
- the LOC125283921 gene encoding microfibrillar-associated protein 3-like: MAKLNCDTYSCCSFTCILVLVIVETGDAYIDPSRNTSLVSVKGLADLPTSRDIVVKEGSSTLIECNVTGSHDDIMWYNSKGHILDEQGDGKWLILEKGILNITTVTFEDRGRYTCIASNSNGTSNYTIRLRVAYTHSGLGLYYMIVCLVTFTVTMILNITRLCMVSTHLKKTESAINEFFRTEGAEKLQKAFEIAKRIPIITSAKTLELAKVTQFKTMEFARHIEELARSVPLPPLILNCKAFVDDILETVHIDLATPSAGPRAQRAIEAPPCAGECGEVICSVPPADGPDVENHEEDQEETPVVNSVDITVSVHPSSSSEAVVVVSEENESDVTVPMLQSSTAGQEDSDQKT